In the genome of Catharus ustulatus isolate bCatUst1 chromosome 1, bCatUst1.pri.v2, whole genome shotgun sequence, the window AAGCTTTATGGCCTACCATTAAGAATGGAATTTCCACATCTGTCATTGCACAAAACACACATCTCAAAACTCTACCTTGAGATCCAAATGAAGAATGTACATTTGGTGCATATACTGAATTCCCTTGCAGATCTGTTTTATGAACGAAATAGTATCCATCTCTGTCAAATTGTAGTTCTCGTCAATTATTCGGTCAAATAACTCTCCTCCTTccacactgaggaaaaaaatacaagaaagcaGTGACCAAGTTCAAATCCAATCCCATACAATAAGACTAATGCAGAAAATATGCTCTCGACCATTTTTATCCTCCACAGTCAAGTTCAGTAAGATGAGCTTGTACTCTGATCTGAATTTTCTAAAATCTGAGTTCTGACACATACTGGTCTGAACCTCTCAAGGCCTAAGAGTCTGGCCTCCCATACACTGAAAACCATTAACATCTTGAAATTTGGATATTATGCGGTCTTCAGTCATCATTTTGTACCACTGAAATTAATGAAGTTCCatggaaaaccaaaataacatgATGGAGAATCTGCATTTAAATCTGTGGTCTCTTCACATTCCCTCTGAGTTTAAGAGGGACAGGATCCAAAATGTCAATTTCGAACTacttaaagtaaaaaaaaattgcttaattTCTCTTCACATCTCAGATAAGCCTCCAGCTTATCTATTCATAGGTACACAGATACTTTTCTTCTGTGATATGTTAATTGTATAAATTAAGAGGACTATCTGAGAATGTCCAGAGTAGTCAAATTTGAACCTTCTGCCACgcatttcagtgttttagtTTTGGCCTTTTTGGCTTCCTTAAGACAGCATCTGCTTAATTTGACTGTAAGGCAGGTGTTTTGTGCCTAATTAGCCTGATAACCCagaataaaaagcagatttatCCTTTCAGGCACCCAGTATAAGGATTAGCCACAACACCCACATCTGGTTCCTCCTTGGTGTTAGATATCTTCTTCTTTGCCTCACAGAATAGGAGATAGTCTGAGAGGTTTATTTCTTGCTTGACACAAATTAAAGTGTTAAATTAAAGACAGGATAAGCAACACAGCTCTATCTTCTATTGGAGCAGTTGTTTTACAGCACCAGGAATGTGTCAcaccactgaaaaaaatgcataaatggCTGCACCGGAAAACTTTTCTcttaaattccctttttttctctccttcatgAGAACGTATTTCATATGCATTTTCCACCGGTAAGAAGcttcatttctcatttcaggagaaagcaagaaggaaattGACAATTCTAGCAAAagtaaaaacagaaaggaaaataaaagaacataCTTACTATTCCATGACGAGTACAATGTCATTTTTAGATTCAAAGGCATCATATAGCTGGATAAGGTTCACGTGATTCAGTTGGTTCATGAcattgatttcatttttaacttCATCCTGTAAAGAACCATGAGTATTGCTTCAGTTGCCTTTTCTCCTAAGAAAGCTGTGTTTGAAGCAAATCTACATTATCTTCATGTTTTCTCTTGTGGCAACCAAACTCAGGGCTCCTGCAGTGGTAGATGTCAAAGCTACAGCAACTAACAGACTGAACTCAGAGTTTGAGTGGGGTGTTTCAGTAATAAGGTATTTActggaaaaggaagagaggagCCCACATGGACAAGTGGCAGGCTCCCAGGGGtgtaaaggaaaacaagaagcagaggaggatttttttcaaacagctgTAAGTGTACAAAATCAAGCCAAGAAAGGTCCAGGACAGTTCTCAAAACCTAACTTTGCAGTCAGAGAAGAGACACTGGTACCTCCACTCAGCCCAGCTATTTTAGACATGCTGAATCATTCTCTGATGGTGTCAGTCTCTCTCCGTTCATCATAAAGGGATTCTTGGTGATCAGCTTTTCCACAGTTGTAGCTTAGAAACTCCAGTTACCTGAGACAAACTCCACTCTTGAATGCCTTTAATGACACTCATGTCAACCATGTCATGCATGTTTTTTCAGTGAAAGCCAGTCCCAGATGGCCAAGAGGTTTGCAAAACAGCCCAGATTAATTCCTCTCATCTGTATTTGTGTTGATGTCAGGTGCCCAGATCATGTCTGTTATCAGCATCCCCACCACTGACAGCAAGTCATTTCAGCTAAGCTACAGTGTGCTTGGGAGGGAATACACTATGTCACAGGCCGGACAAATGTTTTTGCCATTAAAGAAAACACTAATAGAATtagcaacagaaagaaaaaaaaaataagtataatatttaaaagaagcagaaaacaccccaaaaatagtACTTTGATGAGTTACTAGAAGTTTTGGAGGAGAAGTGAAATAGAACTGTAATTAATGGTATTCCAGCAGGTCCTATGAGTGTAACGGTTTGTGAGACACTTGGTCATGGCCTGTTGTGTAGCTAAAGATCAGTGTGTGATCCATTGGGGAACAAAAGACTAATATGCTCTACCAACCTTCTGTTTTGGACCTTGTGCTTTTATAATTTTGGCTGCCAGCTTGAGACCTGTTGCTTTCTCTTCACATTTGTGCACTTGCCCAAATCGCCCTCtagaaaaacagagcaaaaaaattATCCAGTAGTACAGGTGTCAACTCTGAACGTAAACTACAGTATAAACAACCATCAGTTATCCTCTCCCTACTGGCTTTCCTTTCAAATTCTCTGTCATTGTGATTTTATTGTAGATTGTACTTGCTACTACTCATTTAGGCACACCAACATCACACATTGTTCTGTCTGGTACTACCCCACTTGTATGATTCGGCATATTCACCTCATAACATGCAATGACTAACTCCAGAGAAGTCAAGGTTATACTGTAAGGATAATGGCTCACTTCTATGCATCATCTGcccctctccatcccatccTTCTCCTCCATGGGagggttgtgtttttttcatgaaaCAAAGCCTTACCCAAGAGTATGCTGCCATGAAAATTACAATATCACACTCTCCTAAATAATATCAGCAGGAGAGATAAGTATGGAATCATGGCCTGTCAGATCATCTGTCTGTAATATCTTGTAATGTCTTGTAATCTATCTTGAAAACAAGCGTGTGTTTTCAGGGGTGAGACTCACAGAGAGGAAGAAGACTACGATATGTCTCTATATATTGCTGGCTGTAATTTGAGGTAAAGTATTTCAGTATCCTAGGAGCCCTGTCATAAAGCCTGAGGGCATCTGGCTCTATGAACAATGCCAAACACAGGCCAAGTCCGCTGGTGCCAAATAGTAAGCCAAAATTCACTCACACTATAAAACCAGCCTCCTCTTTTCATCCCTCTATAAAGCACTGTAAGAGCTTAGACTTTCATGACTTCAGCTCTAGTGGGGCTTGAGGCCTCCATTCACCTCCCAGGGTACTTGGCTGTAAATTTGCGCCTTGCTCTCCAAGTTGATTTACTACACCTGACTTACCCTCCCAGAATTTCATCCTCGTTGACATTATAGTAATTGCTGATCCCCACCCTTTTGGCTGAGACAATCCGGTGATCAAATGGCGCTGGTGGAGTAGGAGTGTCATCTAAAAGAGATGAAACAGACAGAGAGCATATGAGTGATCACATGCAGTGCTTGTTTATCCCATATTTTAGTTCTTCTTTTCCCCAGATAAGTTCATTTAAGAACTGAATACACTTACTGTAAGCTTTATAGATAGGTCTTTCTCTACTATTGAACAAGGGTTTTATTTCAGAAGCTCTGGCTCAGAAAAAGAGGTTGTTGTTGGGGAGCTACACTACTACAAGACAAGGACTCCTTTTTTAAGTTATCATCTTTCATACAAAAGTTGGGAGAGGCAAAGCGAAGACTACTAGACTATACCAACGTAGCGTCATATTCACAAGGGGCCTTTGCAATTCAGCCtattctctgattttttaaaatgttttttcttcctcagggACTGTTAAAAGGTGAGTGTGTACTCTAACTCTCCAGTGGGGTAGGAAGAGAAACAACTCTCCTGCAGACCCAGCTAAGAGAGGTTGTTTTCCAAGCTTTTGGTGTTAACAGTGAAGGATCCTCTTTTCAACTGATTGACAAAACTTGTCCTTTTCCACAGTGTGGTCATCACCTTTAAAGATCACATTTAGAGTTTGTGCACATGAGGGAGTTTCACCCTGGCAGACAGCACTTGGGGTTTCCAGTATGGCTCATACTGTCATATGCTGCTCTGAAgaatttctgtctttaaaaaaagatggCAGATAAAAGGTAAAGAGGGGCACAGAGGCGGGATGGTTCCCAACATTGCACTACAGCAGCTATGGAGTTTTGGCAGGTCTCGGGTGTTACTTTGCGGACCTCCGCATGCTGGACCTTTCTGCCACCCTGATGTCAAAATCCCTGCTGGAGACAAGCCCTCCATGCCTAATTTGGACTTTTTGCAGGCTTTTGTGACTTCAATTTCATACCCACGTTGTTTTACATTTGATTGATACTCCTGAGAGTGACCTTTGGCTGACCAAGCTGATAAATACTTCTTCAACCATTTGGGAGGGCTACAGCCCCAGTGTTTCAATATGAGCTCTCTGGTTTGGAATGCCAGTTCCTTTTTGTGTGAGGCTTGTTGAGCAATTTTAAAACCATTCATTTCTCCAGTGAAAATGATCAAAAGCACAAACAAGAAACCCCATGACAGCATGTAGCTGGCAGGAACAGTTTGGTCATTAATGTGGCAGTAGATCGTCCTTATTCACAGTCAATGTCCATTTTTCCAGGACACCAGCTGTGtacctagattttttttttgacagtgtTAATAACTTACATGGTCAGGAAGTTAGTTCATGGACAAGGAATTATGAAAAGCTGGGGCTTCTGGAAGTTTGCCACCTACTTGGGATTCTGCAGAGTTTGAATTGCACGATTGTAAGTATGGGTCTTTGCACGTTACCAAGACCCACAAAATGCCAAGGAAACCTCTAACCTAAGGCAAAATTTGACTCCAACAACACAAACTCCATCAGCACCAGAGTGTAAGTGACAGAAGAAAAGTCTTTCTGAAAGCTCAGCTAAAAACATTACCAAACTCTGGGCAaggaaatattcttttaaagaCACCAGACTGCTTTTCAAAACTGTTTAAGTTTTTGCCTTCAAGATGTTCCCCATGACAGACCCTCTATTCTCCTTTCCCTGCAAACCAGGGGGGATTTCTCTCTATTCAAGAACAATTTCCTATTACAGATCAAAGATGCTCCAACAGAGACACTATAAACTTATCATCCATAGCAATAACCCAGAGCTCACAACAGTTTATGGACTTTAAAGTTTTAGTGTGCTATCTCCTGTTTTCTGCTACAAAAACCTAGCACAAACCTGTGATAAATGTTCCCTCCCAATTGTTTTCCAAAGCATATAAATCCATCCTGAGTCCTGTGTATGCACATGCACATGCATATATTTCCAAGTCTTTCAGGTCACCTCTTCACATGCCATAATTCCATATACAGGAATAGGCACTGAAATTCTCAAGATGGAGGTCTAATATTAGAAATCTCTGCCTCACCAGGGTGAGCACTGCTTCAGAGTTGGGTGCCTGAGCACCATTTATCTGACTGTTCAACTGCATCACTCAGGCGTGCACACAAAATTCTGTATCTCTTTACTTTGCAGCCTGCAGTTGTTCTCACTTCAGATTACAATGGTATGAATATGAGCAAGCTGGTTTTTCAGGCTACGTCCACAGCATTGCAGATTTCCTGTTAACACACATTCTCAACACTTCCACAGGTCGACCAAGTTTGTCGCACCTGATATAATTTCTCCCTCCACTGTATACTTAGGGATTTTAGCTCTTTTGTtaaaagaagagggaagaggaCAGTGTTAGTGGAGCAGTTGTGGCAAAGCAAATTaagttttaataatttctgacaGAGAAGAAGCATCTAATATGAAAGCAAGCAGAATTGTGTTACTTCTCATCAGCTTAAGATGTAGTCcatgaaaaaaaagctgtttcccATCAGCACACCTTTTCCCCCTACTAAATAGAATAATGAAATCATTCTCTTCTACAGATCTCTGTCTCTGTTCATCATTGTAGTACCAGGGGAATCAAATGCTTTCCCTTTAGGATACTtcctttaaaagatttttatagTTTTACTTATGCCGTCAGCACTTTCTGCAACTACTCTGCTCTTTTTGTTGTCATCTTTGACTAGACCTTCATCATGCACTCGACGCTCACTGCTACCACTATGCTCAAATTGGCTGGTCTGCCCAGGGATTGAACTAGAATTTCCTGTACCTTTTTCGCAGCTTTTACACCTGCAAGGATAAAACATGGTATTAGTGCAGAGTACACTTAAAGCAGAGCAACTTTAGAAACATAGGTGAAAAATGCCTACATGGATATTGCATTCAAATAACATTAAGCTAGTTTTTTTTATGGTGTAAAATTTACTGGTTTAATATTCCcattgagaaataaaaatggtccataaattatgacagcaaaatatttctcaggTACTGAAAACCTCACCTGACTTCTAGACTTGACATTAGGCTATGAATCTAGCCTTTAAAGCAAGTGGAGAGCATTGGAATTCCCCTTTGTTCATACAGGTTCCTGAGATATTAAACCTGTTTATCCCTGAAAGGCTATATATTAAATCCAGCCAAGAAAGAATTGTAGCAAACAAATTTATTAGGTCAATTGCCTGGGTAAATGTTCACATTTTTATGTTGTCCTTTAAGTAACTAAATTTGCAGTAAGTTAATTCCCAGTTGGCAGATGGCCTAATCTATTTTGCTGATATTATATGACATTGCAGTATATAAACATAACTATGGGAGAATTCTCTTCAGAGATAAAGAACAACATAACATAATTCCCATGTTCCTAACATAGTTCCCAAGCAAACAACCACAGCACACTGCCAATACCATACGTGGTGGAttatttgcctttcttttttaaagaatataatTTCACTTAGATcagagaaaaacatatttttcacttttatacTGGGCTAAATTTTCACAAATACTTATATTAATCACCCACTTTGACTTGAAGCttgaattacatttttctgaagCATGAATGTGTAGTTTGAGTTTCAGACCTTACCTTCCCTCTGATACCTCTTCATCATGACTTTGTTCTGCCTTATCCTCCTTTTGGGAAGGAGCTGGTGGTTCCACAGCAGCTTTTACACTCTTATCAGcattttcctccccttccttctctttctccttttgttgTTCCTCAAGTGCACCTTCAGGCATCTgatgttcctttttcttctcctcatcTGCTGGGGACTCACTCTCTGTCTCCTGCACAGTTAGTTTTTGACAAGCATCATCAACAGCATCttcttcttgtttcttttctggagTGAGTGATTCCTGAAAAGAGTTTCTCCTATATTCATAATGGCTTTCTAAAGACAaacttccttctttctcctctgaTGTTTCAGTATGAAATTTGGGAGGATCCACTTCAGGCAGAACAGAACTTTCCCTCTTAGCATTTTCCTTGTTAAGCTTGTCAACTTCTTCTTCCTGAGAGCAGGACTGACTCTGCTGTATGTCCCCATCTATAAGAGATCACAAAGTAATCTGACAGTGGTTTTCTGATAGTCAGTAACAGTATTAAAGTAGGTTGCACACTTAGCATACCTTCTGTGGAATTTTGAATTAAGTATTTGCTTTCCTCTCCCACTTTCAAGGTCAATACAACTGTCTCCTAAGCAAGAGCTGACTACTCATTTAAAACTGGGATTTCATGGgtcaaaaatgctttctttgagACCCAGCactaggaaatatttttctcactcGAAATTACTGTCAGCCAAGTCAAGTCCTCATGCAAAGCACCTTATTGAGCAGCTGGATACCCTGCATTCACTCATGCAGATGAACACAAATATAACTCAAGCAACTTCACTGGAGCTGCTCCGGAAAATCATGGCTATTTCCACGTTATTTCTTAGGAACTAGAAGTTGATCAGAGAAAAAAGTAGTCTAACCTGTTGAATCTGGCggcttcttttcttttgtttctgtttcactgAAATGTGACTTTTCTTGGATGACCTGTGAAGAAGGCAATTAACATATCAGTCAGTTTACACAGTGTACATGTTGTATTGGTCCTCATGAAATTgcagcctgattttttttttttttaatggtcaAATGCAAACACTCTGTGTTCTAACTCACACATTTCCTGTAAATGATGATCCTATGATCCTTATTTTAATCACTACAAGCCAATTTAATTGATACCAgtacaaagcaaaagaaattatcttGTTTGTAATCAGCACCAGCGTTGGCATAAAAAAGCCTAGAAAAGATTGGGACCGAACATCAGAGACTAAGCCAAAGAGGCATTCAGGAATCAGTTGCTGCCCTGCCCTAgcttttgctgttaaaaaactAGGTTAAACCAAATATCggaatatttaatatttgagTAAAATGTTCAGTAACAATCTTACTGACACTTATCAAAAAGTTCCTTCCTGTTTAATCAACATTTAGGAATGACTTATTAATGATGCAATGATTTATTAAGGTCTGACTGAGACAGTAACCAGGAATTGAAGCGTTCAAGCCCTAGCTTCAGCTTTCTACCCTTCTTTTACCTGCTTTTTACAATGTTGCAGTGACATCTAGAGGTGCCTCATACCAATCCAAGTCCTCATAAAACCTCTGTAATTACTGTTACCTTTGTGGATATTAACTTATGTTTCCATGCTGTGAGCTTGGTGTGTTTTTTCCTGGCCACTCCTAGACTTGTCAGTAGGTGACCTGTTGCTGGGTGCTCCTTTTTTCACCTTCTTCCTCTCACAATGCTGTGAAACTAGCACTGTCATTACTATTATTAGATCCACACGGTGTGAAAAAAGTTTTcacctcaaaatattttccagaggGGCTAAAGCATTTTGTACATATCCCAACAAAGTATACAGGTTCAAGCACTTAATTTTGAGTGCCAAGGTGATCAgtcccacagctctgtgcaccaATCGGTCCTATTGCTAAACATTTGTTCTGGTAAGCCCTCcacattttttatgttttattttttaattttaatttcatcagGCTACATAGAAAATAGGCATGAAATCAAAGCAATGTGTGTCTGCTATAAACAGAGTTcaagggaaaggaaattccACAAGAAGCCAAAGGAATTGAAACAAACGATGTAACTGCATGGAGGGATTTCAACAGGACTTGTTCAAAAAATCTAGACCCACAAAGGACAAGGAAACTGTAATATGAGCATAAGACCTGATACTGACAATTATCCTGGATGCAGTTTGTCGCAGGAAGTTGCAGGCCACAAAGTGAAAAAGGCCACAATACAACAAGGTAAATACCTTTGAAATATAAATTGGAGTCTTGTTCCTACAGAACTTAAATATAATGTAATGTTGCCAGGTGGAACACAGGCAAccaaaaagcactgaaaaaaaataaaatagggaaAAGCTGCAGACTTATTTATCCTGCACTGTGCTGGCAATTAGTAATGCACTCGCATTCCTGTAAGTGTGTCAGCCTCTCCATAGCACTGAGGACATCAGCTCAGATCAAACACAGTCAGCTGAGCAAATAACCAGAGAAATGGCCTCCAAGCTCTTTGATGCATGAGGCCAGATTTCACTTCTGCATTCAGAATTAATTGCAGACACACGGCACTTCCAACTAAATATTGCTGTAGTTTGCAGGTGTGAAATACAGAAgccagcttttaaaaatccgTCTAGTGGAAGGAACACTGGACAGTGCTGAATACCTGAGACTGCCAGGACATAAATTACTACTGTGTTTATTTAAGCACCATTTCTGATCTCTGACATTTCACCAGCAGAAGAGGAGTtcataataatttaaatgaaaaagaaatcgtacaaatgaaatatttactgaCATTCTTCAGAATTAATTTGGCAATTGGGGCAAGAATGCACTAAAGTAAGAAATACAAGTACAAGGACTAGATATTGAAATACTTGTAAATACATGAGCAGTCTATACCTGAACAACCTGGTTTTCTCCACATTTTGCTGTTTGTAGCAACATGTGACTTCAACTTGTCAAATCTTGACCTGGCAATAAAAACAAGAGCTTTTGCCCATTATTTCTTCCCTCCAAAGAGTGGGGGTTCACCAGGTTCTCTGGAGCTCACAGAAATCAATGTATCCTATCCAGCCAACAGGCAGTACAAAGACCTCCTTGTAGTTTGTCAGGGGCATGCACGACatccagccccaggcagctgagcagctgctctgagagcaCACAATTCCCAAAAGCCATCACACTCCCTGAAAATCTCATCTGAAAGGTGTGGTGGTTTGCTGGAGACATCTATCCCACCTAATTACTCTTCATACCACTCCTCTTCCTTCTGTTAGAACTTTCTTAAGGGTCTTTATAACTTAATCCCCAATAATActtcatttatttatgtattattCTTCCCAGACTTATGTAACATGACTTTCTCCAGTCTGTATTTgctaaaattactgtaataaatatttcttagtAGAAAGCATTTCTCCCCTTTCTTTAATGACCTGAATATGTAAAATCAGGTAAATGGCACTATAGTAATTTTTCCAAGTCATACAAGCCAAAAGTTTCCAAagcattttacattttcatttcacaaaagCTTAAATATGAAAGTTTCTGTTGTGACCTTGTAAAGTATACCACAGCAAAAATGTGTCTGTATCTACAACTTCGTACtgtgtctttaaaaatacattttctagaTTTAAACATATTCTTTCATAAACTATTGCCAGACCCTAAGTAAGAGAGACAGAATAAAAGCCCAGGTGATGATACAAAATGATGTGAGATAGTCCAGAGGCTGAAACTTCAGTGCAGACCAaggggatgaaaaaaaaaaaaaaaaggaaattatttaaatttactttAGAAACCTGcagaaatcaaggaaaaaacaattatctatatatatatatatataaaaataatatattctaATAGAAATTTCAAATGCAGCAAGAAATGAAAGTCTTTTATGGACATCTGACTCCTTTTTAATGAGCTCTGTATGGTTAAATTCCTTCTTTATACTGCAGCAGTCCTACCTTTGGAATGTTTTTTTAGTtaactttcagattttttattcACCTAATAAAACTCTTTGATTCCTTTTCCCCTACTGCAAAAAAATTTGTAATGAATGGCCTCATGAAGCAACCCCAACCACTCAGTTAGAGGTCCTTTATCACCCACCACATCTCATTTGATACCAAGACATTATGCTCAACTTCCATCTGGCAATATCAAGATGCAAACTTTTGCATGTGCCTAAACCAAATTTTAactctgtttcattttctcataTTCTTAATAGTTTGCAGAGCTGTATTATGGCAAGATAACCTGGTTTTGTGTAAGATCTGATCACCATTCATTTATCAGAATTATTAAGTTTCTAGAGatttgcaattacagtaatttcacgactataaggcgcatcggactagaaggcgcacctccgggacccggtaaattttgcaactttgtacattatataaggcgcaccagactatagggtgcacttttcttttgcagcgaggctccacccccagctccccccacgcggttgctggccgaggccctggctcaacctggcagccattgtCCCCCGGGCCCAGctgtacccagcaggaggggcgccgcgggcccccgggcccacctccacTCAGCTGCCACGGCCATGCCGGCTCTCCCCacagctcacggctcacacttctgtgttggcgaatttccaaactttgtacattatataaggcgcaccagactataaggcgcacttccaggtttgggccaaaattttagtcaaaagggtgcaccttatagtcgtgaaattactgtaatgagtTTCCCTAACAGCCAGAACTCAGTCATGGGTTTTGCCACCGAGGGTGCTCTCAGTATCTCCTCACCAGTTCACACAGAGACCTTGGGACAACCACATGCATGGTGATATCTCCTGTGCCAACCTTCAAAGCTGGaatccatccccacctgccctTTTGTGTTCCTCTTCAATACATGTACCTTTCTCCCATCCAGCAGTGTAAAATATCCTGTGGGAGTATTTTTGATACAAACTTATAAATGCTAAAAAGCCACACACATGGGAATTCTCTTTATTCGCAGATGGTGCATCTGCTtccaagtaattatttttttggtacACTATAACAACTGCTGGCACCTTCAGGGAAAGATTTTGATTCTTGGGTGACATTTATAGAGCTCCTTGAGCTAAAGAAATCATTCTTTTGTAAAATCCAAACTCAATCCACAAACATCTTCTattcacacacaaaaattaaGCTCTGAACTATGAGAAGTGTGATTCCCCCAATATGAAATACAAGAGAAGTTCTGTGTGACTTGCTGCTTCGCAAATAAATGGGTAATGATGGGTATACATGGGTATACATGGCttatttttctgcatgaaaaaaatccctctgaacAACATTATCCTAGGGCAGAAGATGAAAATCAGCAAAGACAAATGAAAGTTTTGTCCATTCCCCACTAAATTTTACTGACTTCCCACCCACCATGCTGGAGACGCTGTGGCTGTCCTGTTGCAAATGGATGCTTCCTCCTGCCAGGCCATTCTTCCCCAAACAGGGAATCTTACACTGACGAGTAGAAAAGGCTTTCACACAACCAGGCTCCTGACAAAGCCCATGTCTCAGTGAAGGTGCAACAGGTTGCACTAACAGTGACAGCTTGAATTTAAATGTCTTTACTTTTGTCACAAGGTCTAGTCACTGTTATTTAACAGAGTCATTACCAGGCCTAAGAAGGGTTTTGGAGGTAGATAGTTTAACTGGTTTACTTTTAATGTCTGTGGAATACACAGAGACCTGTAATAATCACCAACAAATCTGAGGCTACCAAGACACCCACTAGGACCAGAGCACTCAGCATTACCTGGCTTTGATATATCCTTCTTTCACTGCATCTGGGAAATCAAATCAACTAGTCACTGTTGTTTATGAGTTTTTTATCTGAACAAATCAAATCAGGGACAACATCAGGCAAGCACAAGCACTGAAGaattcagctgcttttcttacCAACACATTAGACAGCCTCGCATCTCTCCCTTCTCTATATTGTTCAATTTCCTTACACGTGTGATGACTGACACGGCACATGTGTGCCTCATGCACCTGTTCcataatcccaaaaatttccaggTGTTGCTCTTCACATTTTTGCCATTACTATTAAATGGGTCATCCTCCTAAGTGGGTTCTGCTATTGTCACAGTGtgacacaggagaaaaaaatccatcttgAAAGCCAAATTACCGACAGATCTTTTTAGCTGTGGGGATAAACCACCCACTTATCAAACTActcaggcaatttttttttaattacagtatcAGTTAAGTAGCCTCACTGTAAAGAAAGTATTTCTCAACTTAACTAACTCAGCTGAGCTAAGCAAGCAATGATACAAATGGCAAATATCTTCAGACTACACGAACTGCCCTTCCTAAGCTTTTCTCCAAAATCACACAGCTGGGAGATTTCCATCCAAAGGCTTATAAACTTAAGAAATCATCTCCTACAGCTTTGATGACTCAATTTGAATTGGACTCTAGAAATGCAGGTTTCCTAACAATTCATTTAACAAGAAGGGAGTTTAGGTTGA includes:
- the MYLK4 gene encoding myosin light chain kinase family member 4; amino-acid sequence: MGGKQKKLISINDNLKHPIQERGEIRSYECSLVYESKVERRTDSKLTGHSMKLLKINRLEEINTRFSTSSLEKTAFFQSVEKMKMTRSFQEEKFSESGPGTEDKKVIQEKSHFSETETKEKKPPDSTDGDIQQSQSCSQEEEVDKLNKENAKRESSVLPEVDPPKFHTETSEEKEGSLSLESHYEYRRNSFQESLTPEKKQEEDAVDDACQKLTVQETESESPADEEKKKEHQMPEGALEEQQKEKEKEGEENADKSVKAAVEPPAPSQKEDKAEQSHDEEVSEGRCKSCEKDDTPTPPAPFDHRIVSAKRVGISNYYNVNEDEILGGGRFGQVHKCEEKATGLKLAAKIIKAQGPKQKDEVKNEINVMNQLNHVNLIQLYDAFESKNDIVLVMEYVEGGELFDRIIDENYNLTEMDTISFIKQICKGIQYMHQMYILHLDLKPENILCVNREANQIKIIDFGLARRYKPREKLRVNFGTPEFLAPEVVNYEFVSFPTDMWSLGVIAYMLLTGLSPFLGDDDNETLNNILACNWDFEDEEFRDVSDEAKDFISKLLIKEKCWRLSATAALKHPWLTDHKLHFRLQKKAKGVCVSQAPQAQ